The following proteins come from a genomic window of Pseudomonas sp. WJP1:
- the speF gene encoding ornithine decarboxylase SpeF, producing MNVLKVAASDAVLECFQTSRPIVALDQTDFTDVAAAVLTVDDVMGGALDAIQRTGFDIPLFLVVPRGGAGNRALDVYKRLHEVILLVNGVFDLSSYNAEYYGNQLETAAKAYEENLLPPFFDALKHYTEAANATFACPGHQGGQFFRKHPAGRQFFDFFGETLFRADMCNADVKLGDLLIHEGPALLAQKHAATVFNADKTYFVLNGTSASNKVVTNALLTPGDLVLFDRNNHKSNHQGALIQAGATPVYLETARNPYGFIGGIDAHCFEENYLRELVNEVAPDKARLPRPFRLAIIQLGTYDGTIYNARQVVDRIGKLCDYILFDSAWVGYEQFIPMMKDCSPMLLDLGEDDPGIFVTQSVHKQQAGFSQASQIHKKDRHIKGQARYCNHARLNNAFMAQASTSPFYPLFASLDVNARIHAGRSGLRLWEDCVKFGINARKLILEACTLVRPFVPETIDGRPWQDHPTDAIANDLRFFEFHPKDRWHAFPGYADKQYFIDPCKLLFTTPGIDPIDGSYTDFGIHAGILANFLRQNGIVPEKCDLNSILFLLTPAEDWAKMSHLAAQLARFEQFLADDAPMSRVLPAIYARHEDRYRNYRIRQLCQEMHDLYRSHNVQQLQKDMFRKEHFPKKAMNPQQAQIEFIRGNVELVALSDADGRVAAEGALPYPPGVLCVVPGEIWGGAVLKYFLALEEGINALPGFTPELQGVYLKEQGGRIRAYGYVLKT from the coding sequence ATGAATGTTTTGAAAGTTGCTGCAAGCGATGCCGTTCTGGAGTGTTTCCAGACTTCCCGCCCGATTGTTGCCCTGGATCAAACTGACTTTACCGACGTCGCCGCTGCGGTGCTGACCGTAGACGATGTGATGGGCGGCGCGCTGGATGCCATTCAACGAACTGGCTTCGACATCCCGCTGTTTCTGGTGGTGCCTCGCGGCGGCGCGGGCAATCGTGCACTGGATGTCTACAAGCGTTTGCACGAGGTGATCCTGCTGGTCAACGGTGTGTTTGACCTCTCCAGCTACAACGCCGAGTACTACGGCAACCAGCTCGAAACCGCCGCCAAGGCCTATGAAGAAAATTTGCTGCCGCCCTTCTTCGACGCCCTCAAACACTACACCGAGGCCGCCAATGCGACCTTCGCCTGCCCCGGTCACCAGGGCGGCCAGTTCTTTCGCAAGCACCCCGCCGGCCGCCAGTTCTTCGATTTCTTCGGTGAAACCCTGTTCCGCGCCGACATGTGCAACGCCGATGTCAAGCTCGGCGACCTGCTGATCCACGAAGGCCCGGCCCTGCTGGCGCAGAAGCATGCCGCCACAGTGTTCAACGCGGACAAGACCTACTTCGTGCTCAACGGCACATCGGCGTCGAACAAGGTGGTGACCAACGCGCTGCTGACGCCTGGCGACCTGGTGCTGTTCGATCGCAACAACCATAAATCCAACCATCAGGGGGCGTTGATCCAGGCCGGTGCCACGCCGGTGTACCTGGAAACAGCGCGCAACCCCTACGGTTTCATCGGTGGCATCGACGCCCATTGCTTCGAGGAAAACTACCTGCGCGAACTGGTCAATGAAGTCGCCCCGGACAAGGCCCGGCTGCCACGGCCGTTTCGCCTGGCGATCATCCAGTTGGGCACCTATGACGGCACCATCTACAACGCGCGCCAGGTGGTCGACCGCATCGGCAAGCTGTGCGACTACATCCTGTTCGACTCGGCGTGGGTGGGCTATGAACAGTTCATCCCGATGATGAAGGATTGCTCGCCCATGCTGCTGGATCTGGGTGAAGACGACCCGGGCATTTTCGTCACCCAATCGGTGCACAAACAGCAGGCCGGCTTCTCCCAGGCCTCGCAGATCCACAAGAAGGACCGCCACATCAAGGGCCAGGCGCGCTACTGCAATCACGCGCGCTTGAACAACGCGTTCATGGCCCAGGCCTCCACCAGCCCGTTCTACCCGCTGTTCGCCTCGCTGGATGTGAATGCACGTATCCACGCCGGCCGCAGTGGCTTGCGCCTGTGGGAAGACTGCGTGAAATTTGGCATCAACGCGCGCAAGCTGATCCTCGAGGCCTGCACCCTGGTGCGTCCGTTCGTGCCGGAAACCATCGACGGCCGCCCATGGCAGGACCACCCCACCGACGCCATCGCCAACGACCTGCGCTTCTTCGAGTTCCACCCCAAGGATCGCTGGCACGCCTTCCCCGGATATGCTGACAAGCAGTACTTCATCGACCCCTGCAAGCTGCTGTTCACCACCCCCGGCATCGACCCGATCGACGGCAGTTACACCGATTTCGGCATCCATGCCGGCATCCTGGCCAACTTCCTGCGCCAGAACGGCATCGTCCCGGAGAAGTGCGACCTCAACTCGATCCTGTTCCTGCTCACGCCCGCCGAAGACTGGGCGAAGATGAGCCACCTCGCCGCGCAACTGGCCCGCTTCGAGCAATTTCTTGCCGATGACGCGCCCATGAGCCGGGTGCTGCCGGCCATCTACGCACGCCATGAAGACCGCTACCGCAACTACAGGATCCGCCAGCTCTGCCAGGAAATGCACGACCTCTACCGCAGCCATAACGTGCAGCAACTGCAGAAGGACATGTTCCGCAAGGAGCACTTCCCGAAAAAAGCCATGAACCCGCAACAGGCGCAGATCGAATTCATCCGCGGCAACGTCGAGCTGGTGGCGCTGAGCGATGCCGATGGCCGTGTCGCTGCCGAAGGCGCGCTGCCCTACCCACCGGGTGTCCTGTGCGTGGTGCCGGGGGAAATCTGGGGTGGTGCGGTACTGAAGTACTTCCTGGCGCTGGAAGAAGGCATCAACGCTTTGCCCGGGTTCACGCCGGAACTGCAGGGCGTGTACCTGAAAGAACAAGGCGGCCGTATTCGCGCCTATGGGTATGTGCTCAAGACCTGA
- a CDS encoding tetratricopeptide repeat protein, producing MPTLRFLPSLILACCAVASFSSVAAERRAPAQSNSASTTLIETASRQYENGQLDQAAATLERALHIQPNNPATLHYLGVLRLQQGQYQQAETLAARSNLRVGSNVELRNRNFQLIQAAQQAQASGTPPKAQEDLVAAQKAREAEAQRLREAERAAAEQSTAQTQPLAGNFARVADSAATTRTQPEGQFQVASTAAESANDEIAIPRGHWPPPGQCRIWFPDRPPGHQPPPGSCKKLRKRIPAGAFLMQG from the coding sequence ATGCCAACCCTGCGTTTTCTGCCTAGCCTCATCCTGGCGTGCTGCGCCGTCGCGTCGTTTTCCTCGGTGGCTGCCGAGCGACGAGCGCCCGCGCAAAGCAACAGCGCATCCACCACCCTGATCGAAACCGCCTCGCGCCAGTATGAAAATGGCCAGCTGGACCAGGCCGCTGCCACGCTCGAGCGTGCCCTGCATATCCAGCCGAACAATCCCGCGACCCTGCATTACCTCGGTGTACTGCGCCTGCAGCAGGGGCAGTACCAGCAGGCGGAAACCCTGGCGGCGCGCTCGAACCTGCGGGTTGGCAGCAACGTCGAATTGCGCAACCGCAACTTCCAGTTGATCCAGGCGGCGCAGCAGGCCCAGGCTTCGGGTACCCCACCCAAGGCCCAGGAGGACCTGGTCGCCGCACAGAAGGCCCGCGAAGCGGAGGCGCAAAGGCTCCGCGAAGCAGAACGGGCGGCGGCTGAACAATCCACTGCGCAGACGCAGCCCCTCGCTGGCAACTTCGCTCGCGTGGCGGATTCTGCGGCGACTACCAGAACGCAGCCCGAAGGACAATTTCAGGTGGCTTCCACCGCGGCAGAATCCGCGAACGATGAGATTGCGATTCCCCGCGGCCATTGGCCGCCGCCGGGTCAATGCCGCATCTGGTTCCCCGATCGCCCGCCTGGGCATCAGCCTCCTCCAGGCAGCTGCAAGAAGCTGCGAAAGCGGATTCCGGCAGGCGCCTTCCTGATGCAGGGCTGA
- a CDS encoding LysR family transcriptional regulator, translating to MSINLQIRDLAYFMKIAELGHLGRAAEVLHVSQSALSKCIDRLEDAYGAELFERVGRGIRLTSAGQLLCERSQKVERLLDETRRQTASMGKGLAGVIRVGAAATTAEFVLPKACRLLQEQAPAVLLEIQIGMNDVLHDSLRKGALDLVVGPLGTRDEELSELAILNDEVVVVASANHPLAGRHVPMQALCEYRWILSPTSVATRQWLEAAFSANGLPAPDVAIVSSSLASMRNLIAETGLLSFVSRRNLASTGDVLIEIPNEKTTMPRRFGVIHRTDAYLSPATRRFIDILQQQGDA from the coding sequence ATGAGCATCAATCTTCAGATACGTGATTTGGCGTACTTCATGAAAATCGCCGAGTTGGGCCACCTGGGACGAGCGGCGGAGGTGCTGCATGTTTCGCAGTCGGCGCTATCCAAATGCATTGATCGGCTGGAAGACGCCTACGGCGCCGAGCTGTTTGAGCGGGTAGGGCGCGGGATCAGGTTGACCAGCGCCGGTCAGTTGCTGTGCGAGCGCTCGCAGAAGGTTGAAAGATTGCTGGACGAAACCCGGCGTCAGACGGCCTCGATGGGCAAGGGCCTGGCGGGCGTCATTCGCGTCGGGGCGGCGGCTACCACGGCCGAATTCGTCTTGCCCAAGGCATGCCGCCTGCTTCAGGAACAAGCGCCTGCCGTGTTGCTTGAGATCCAGATCGGCATGAACGACGTGCTGCACGACTCCCTGCGCAAGGGCGCGCTCGACCTGGTGGTGGGGCCGTTGGGAACCCGTGATGAAGAACTGAGCGAACTGGCGATCCTGAATGACGAAGTGGTGGTGGTCGCAAGCGCTAATCACCCCTTGGCGGGCCGGCACGTACCGATGCAAGCGTTGTGCGAATACCGCTGGATTCTGTCGCCCACCTCGGTGGCGACGCGCCAATGGCTGGAAGCTGCGTTCAGCGCCAACGGCCTGCCGGCACCGGACGTCGCCATCGTGTCCAGCTCCCTGGCGTCGATGCGCAACCTGATCGCTGAAACCGGCCTGTTGAGTTTCGTTTCCCGGCGCAATCTGGCGAGCACCGGCGATGTGCTGATCGAAATCCCCAACGAAAAAACCACCATGCCTCGTCGTTTCGGTGTGATCCATCGCACCGATGCCTACCTGTCTCCCGCCACGCGGCGTTTTATCGACATCCTCCAGCAGCAGGGCGATGCTTGA
- a CDS encoding hydroxyacid dehydrogenase, which produces MPHTILVTAPKLSAAGLDLLHAQHCRVLFVAQGQGATEIEQILAREPVDAVISRTLDLTATAIAACPTLKVISKHGVGVSNIDVGAATARGIPVYVTPGANAQSVTELTLALMFAAARRVSWMDQELRDGRWSRAQDGLELSGRTLGLVGFGQVARRVSLACQAIGMSVLVFDPLLPADSDLQGAERVESLQQLLPRSQVLSLHVPLTEKTRGFIGAEQLALLPRDALLINTARGEVIDESALIDALRERRLYAAGLDTMAIEPLPADSPLLSLDNVVLTPHVGGSTPAALAAMAAGAARNVLGYLNGASVSASACVNPTVLCN; this is translated from the coding sequence ATGCCCCATACCATTCTGGTCACGGCGCCGAAACTTTCGGCCGCCGGCCTTGATCTGCTGCACGCGCAACATTGCCGAGTACTGTTTGTCGCGCAAGGTCAAGGCGCCACGGAGATCGAACAGATCCTCGCCCGTGAGCCGGTCGATGCAGTGATTTCACGCACCCTGGACCTGACCGCCACGGCGATCGCCGCTTGCCCGACACTCAAGGTCATTTCCAAGCATGGCGTGGGTGTCAGCAACATCGACGTAGGTGCAGCCACCGCACGCGGCATTCCGGTGTACGTGACGCCCGGCGCCAATGCGCAATCGGTCACCGAACTGACCCTGGCGCTGATGTTCGCCGCTGCGCGCCGGGTGAGCTGGATGGACCAGGAGCTGCGCGACGGGCGTTGGTCCCGTGCACAAGATGGCCTGGAGTTGAGCGGCCGGACATTAGGGCTGGTCGGCTTTGGCCAGGTGGCGCGGCGCGTATCGCTGGCCTGCCAGGCGATTGGCATGAGTGTGCTGGTCTTTGATCCGCTGCTACCCGCAGACAGCGATCTGCAAGGTGCCGAACGCGTCGAATCGCTGCAGCAACTGCTGCCCCGCAGCCAGGTGTTGAGCCTGCATGTACCGCTCACGGAAAAAACCCGTGGGTTCATCGGTGCCGAGCAGCTGGCGTTGCTGCCCCGGGACGCACTACTGATCAATACCGCGCGCGGCGAAGTGATCGACGAGTCGGCGCTGATCGACGCGCTGCGTGAGCGCCGTCTTTACGCCGCCGGGCTCGACACCATGGCCATCGAGCCGCTGCCCGCCGACAGCCCGCTGCTCAGCCTGGACAACGTCGTGCTGACGCCCCACGTCGGCGGCTCGACCCCGGCTGCGCTGGCCGCCATGGCGGCAGGTGCTGCACGCAATGTGCTCGGCTATCTCAACGGCGCATCGGTATCGGCGTCTGCCTGCGTCAATCCGACTGTGCTCTGCAACTGA
- a CDS encoding RraA family protein: MTGYSNEQWPAGYRINPRVDSLPADLVEAFRAIPVAVAGDCMGRSVGARGLKAYHGELSLKLCGPAFTIRIRPGDNLMVHKALMMVEPGDVLVIDGGGDVSQAVIGGLVRTTALRVKLGGIVIDGAVRDLEELAEGIVPVFAAGHTHRGPSKDGPGEINVPIACAGLCVLPGDLVLGDADGVIAIAAADAAALLPRTLAHLQREAGIRETNEKGTADPERFNALLRAKGLPV; encoded by the coding sequence ATGACTGGTTATTCCAATGAACAATGGCCTGCGGGCTATCGCATCAACCCTCGTGTAGACAGTCTCCCGGCCGATCTGGTCGAGGCGTTCCGGGCCATCCCGGTCGCGGTCGCGGGCGACTGCATGGGCCGTAGTGTGGGCGCCCGGGGCTTGAAGGCTTATCACGGCGAGCTGTCGCTGAAACTCTGCGGACCGGCCTTCACGATCCGCATTCGGCCGGGAGACAACCTGATGGTGCACAAGGCGCTGATGATGGTCGAGCCCGGCGATGTGTTGGTGATCGATGGCGGCGGTGATGTCAGCCAGGCGGTAATCGGTGGCCTGGTAAGGACCACGGCGCTGCGGGTGAAACTGGGCGGCATCGTTATCGACGGCGCTGTGCGTGACCTCGAAGAACTCGCCGAGGGCATCGTTCCGGTATTCGCCGCCGGCCACACCCATCGCGGTCCGAGCAAGGATGGCCCCGGGGAAATCAACGTGCCGATTGCCTGCGCGGGCTTGTGCGTATTACCCGGCGACCTGGTGCTTGGCGATGCGGACGGCGTGATCGCCATTGCCGCTGCAGACGCGGCGGCGCTGTTGCCCAGGACGCTGGCTCATCTGCAGCGTGAAGCGGGGATTCGCGAAACCAACGAGAAGGGCACCGCTGACCCCGAACGCTTCAATGCCCTTTTACGGGCCAAGGGATTGCCGGTCTGA
- a CDS encoding CitMHS family transporter yields the protein MLMLLSFLMLASFIYFLMSKRLSALTALILIPTAFALIGGFHADLGKYVIDGLKMVAPNGVLMIFAMLYFLTMTEAGMFDPLVTRIVKAVRGDPVKIFIGTVLLAFIVALDGDGATIYMIVLSAFLPIYKRLGLSLPMVCCLLLQVAGLGNMVPWGGPTARAATSMNVDVADMFVPMLPAMLACVGSTFVLAYLFGRRERARLGGTIDLNGDFAVHKEHRGEGWRFYFNWALTALLILGLCLQLFPLSYLFMVAACLAVVVNFPDLKAQQEQLALHAPPILAVSSLIFAAGVFTGVLSGTGMANAVASGLLQVIPDSFGPYLAVITALLSIPVTWLVSNDVFYFGILPILAETAQHHGISAMEMARASLVGQPVHILSPLVASTYLVVSMLKLDYAENQRFTMKWSVINCFILLAVSLLSGIFPLFVN from the coding sequence ATGCTCATGCTTCTCAGCTTCTTGATGTTGGCCAGCTTCATCTATTTCCTGATGAGCAAACGCCTGTCCGCACTGACGGCGTTGATCCTCATTCCCACGGCCTTCGCCTTGATCGGCGGCTTCCATGCCGACCTGGGAAAATACGTCATCGATGGCTTGAAAATGGTGGCGCCCAACGGGGTGCTGATGATTTTCGCCATGTTGTATTTCCTGACCATGACGGAAGCCGGCATGTTCGACCCGCTGGTGACCCGGATCGTCAAGGCTGTGCGGGGTGACCCGGTGAAGATCTTCATCGGTACCGTTCTGCTCGCATTCATCGTCGCGCTGGATGGCGATGGCGCGACCATCTACATGATCGTTCTCTCGGCATTTTTGCCGATCTACAAACGCCTCGGCCTGTCGTTGCCGATGGTCTGCTGCCTTTTGCTACAAGTGGCCGGGCTGGGCAACATGGTGCCATGGGGCGGGCCCACAGCCCGAGCCGCGACCTCGATGAATGTCGACGTCGCCGACATGTTCGTGCCCATGCTGCCCGCCATGCTCGCCTGTGTCGGCTCGACCTTCGTCCTGGCCTACCTGTTTGGGCGCCGTGAACGTGCGCGACTGGGTGGCACCATCGACTTGAACGGCGACTTCGCCGTGCACAAGGAACATCGTGGTGAGGGGTGGCGTTTCTATTTCAACTGGGCGTTGACCGCGCTGTTGATCCTGGGCCTGTGCCTGCAGCTGTTCCCCCTGAGCTACCTGTTCATGGTCGCGGCCTGCCTGGCGGTGGTCGTCAACTTTCCCGACCTCAAGGCCCAGCAGGAACAATTGGCGCTGCATGCACCGCCGATCCTCGCGGTCTCCAGCCTGATCTTCGCGGCCGGCGTCTTTACCGGCGTGCTCTCCGGTACCGGTATGGCCAATGCCGTTGCAAGCGGATTGCTGCAGGTGATTCCCGACAGCTTTGGCCCTTACCTGGCAGTGATCACCGCACTGCTGAGTATTCCGGTGACTTGGCTGGTGTCCAACGACGTGTTCTATTTCGGTATCTTGCCGATCCTTGCCGAGACGGCCCAGCATCACGGTATCAGCGCGATGGAAATGGCCCGCGCGTCATTGGTGGGGCAGCCGGTGCATATCCTGAGTCCCCTGGTCGCGTCGACTTACCTGGTGGTCAGCATGCTCAAGCTCGATTACGCCGAGAACCAGCGCTTTACCATGAAGTGGTCGGTGATCAACTGTTTCATCTTGCTGGCGGTGTCGCTGCTGAGCGGGATTTTTCCACTGTTCGTCAACTAA
- a CDS encoding DUF4405 domain-containing protein, whose product MESCHLKNLINRFATPLTTGLFVVSVISGVALFFHWAPALFHGMHEWLSIVLLVPFALHLWKNWGPLMGYIKRKSLYIPLLLSILVAVPFVVSGMGGKQGGNPAFAAVQLVTKAPLTDSAALFKNTPDELVERLRQRGYSVASPSDSLNQVAQSAKMQPTQLIAELLKERQ is encoded by the coding sequence ATGGAAAGTTGCCACTTGAAAAACCTGATCAATCGCTTCGCAACCCCGCTGACCACAGGCTTGTTTGTCGTCTCTGTGATTTCTGGCGTGGCACTGTTCTTCCATTGGGCGCCGGCGTTGTTTCATGGCATGCATGAATGGCTGAGTATTGTGCTTCTGGTTCCATTTGCGCTGCACTTGTGGAAAAACTGGGGGCCGTTAATGGGGTATATCAAGCGCAAGTCACTTTATATACCGCTGCTGTTGTCGATCCTGGTTGCAGTGCCTTTTGTCGTTTCAGGCATGGGTGGCAAGCAGGGCGGTAATCCGGCCTTTGCCGCGGTGCAACTGGTGACCAAGGCGCCTTTGACCGACAGCGCAGCGCTGTTCAAGAACACCCCTGATGAACTGGTTGAGCGACTGCGCCAACGCGGGTATTCGGTGGCATCGCCCAGCGACAGCCTCAACCAGGTCGCCCAGTCAGCCAAGATGCAGCCCACGCAGTTGATTGCCGAATTGCTGAAGGAGCGGCAGTAA
- a CDS encoding VOC family protein, with protein MSARLNHTIVWCRDKHRSAHFLVELLGLPPPEPFGPMLIVRLDNQVSLDFYDNDPPIASQHYAFLLGDDDFDRAFIRLQVNGQPWWADPGKQRPREINEHGGGRRVYFDDPDGHLLEIFTRE; from the coding sequence ATGAGCGCCCGGTTGAACCACACCATTGTCTGGTGCCGCGACAAGCACAGGTCGGCACATTTCCTGGTTGAACTCCTCGGCCTGCCGCCCCCGGAGCCCTTCGGGCCGATGCTGATCGTCAGGCTCGACAACCAGGTGTCGCTGGACTTCTACGACAACGATCCGCCAATCGCCTCGCAGCATTACGCGTTCCTGCTCGGCGACGACGATTTCGACCGGGCCTTCATTCGCCTGCAGGTAAACGGGCAGCCGTGGTGGGCCGATCCGGGCAAGCAGCGGCCCAGGGAAATCAATGAGCATGGTGGAGGACGGCGGGTGTATTTCGATGACCCGGACGGGCATCTGCTGGAGATCTTCACCCGCGAATGA
- a CDS encoding DUF4174 domain-containing protein, whose translation MLIRSLTLATLLAIAGPLFASDGDSPLDIDKGRARPLIVIAPSTVDPVWVNLKKSLEDPANKQGVAERNIRVYSVLNMSGQLDGKDLGQQDTMALIRALKLGAGALPKVILVGKDGEKKLESSGEDSRSVDLKKIFATVDALPATEKEAVAPTPPPVAETPPPQGSKAAKNGKPAKPAKPAKPPEMPDD comes from the coding sequence ATGCTCATCAGGTCACTGACCCTGGCTACCTTGCTGGCGATTGCCGGCCCCTTGTTCGCCTCCGATGGCGATTCACCTCTGGATATCGACAAGGGCAGGGCCCGGCCGCTGATCGTGATTGCCCCGAGCACCGTCGACCCCGTCTGGGTCAACCTGAAAAAGTCCCTGGAAGATCCCGCCAACAAGCAGGGTGTCGCCGAGCGCAACATCCGGGTCTACAGCGTGCTGAACATGTCCGGCCAACTGGATGGCAAGGACCTCGGCCAACAGGACACCATGGCGTTGATCCGTGCCCTGAAACTGGGCGCCGGCGCGTTGCCCAAGGTGATCCTGGTGGGCAAGGACGGCGAGAAGAAACTCGAAAGCTCAGGGGAAGATTCAAGGTCGGTCGACCTGAAGAAAATCTTCGCCACCGTCGATGCCTTGCCGGCGACCGAGAAGGAAGCCGTAGCCCCCACGCCACCGCCGGTTGCCGAAACCCCACCGCCCCAAGGGTCCAAGGCTGCAAAAAACGGCAAACCGGCAAAACCGGCAAAACCGGCCAAGCCACCGGAAATGCCGGATGATTGA
- a CDS encoding autotransporter outer membrane beta-barrel domain-containing protein — protein MFALSLSRVSVSGALLLLGAAPGLALADSCDALTCLHSPQANVLIDDGTWFKVGTGGELRDSSVSNGRINLLDTASALGTLVVDAGWLSMQDNSTAVDSTVARGGNMLVVGSATAMGTRVDHGTIEVMQNAVASGTQLNASTMYVDGSATAKNTRVGDSLMTVYGNGHAQQTSIDNGGLMSVAESASALDTLVNQGGVMESVAGTHVHFTTVKRGGLMVLGDRADASDTRLDAGAVLQLKGDAILGGANHVDGQVKFADPAVNGFHTLLIKGPLSGNGQFLMNTDLAALRGDRLQLLGTVSGSHTLVVADSGNAPTGALQKLLLVDGDGSGDFKLHGQTVDAGAYRYQLQQQGDDWYLANLAAVDPVVPPVEPPTDTVDPVDPVDPVTPVTPVDPVSPVTPIEPVSPVAPVEPVSPAQPPRLPQAETLSKGANAAVASHAASAALISAQMNATTGHFGELRSGKDKGGIWTRGYGAEQHLDSGTSRAFQQQVDGMEIGADKALPFADGSLYVGGLIGQGQGRQDFGEASKGKIDSLTVGGYASYLDRSGLYVDGALQYSRLDNEVKITSNLGDKIKADYQTHAVSADVQVGKHIGLGRDWFVEPQVGLQMARVSGGHYTASNGLEVEQDAMLSVQSRVGGIVGRDLKLDSGMSVKPYAKAAWITEHAGDSHVYVSGVKLDSSLPGSRGELGGGVMVATVQGHNLFVEGGYTQGNDIEQPWAVTAGYRYQW, from the coding sequence ATGTTTGCGTTGAGTCTTTCTCGGGTTTCGGTGTCGGGCGCCTTGCTGTTGTTGGGGGCCGCTCCCGGTCTGGCACTTGCGGACAGTTGTGATGCCCTCACCTGCCTGCACTCACCACAGGCCAATGTACTGATCGACGATGGAACCTGGTTCAAAGTCGGCACAGGCGGTGAACTACGTGACAGCAGCGTGAGCAATGGTCGGATCAACCTTCTGGATACCGCGTCGGCCCTGGGCACTCTCGTCGTCGACGCAGGTTGGCTATCGATGCAGGACAACAGCACGGCGGTCGACAGCACGGTGGCGCGCGGTGGGAACATGCTGGTCGTCGGTTCGGCCACTGCGATGGGCACGCGCGTCGACCACGGCACCATTGAGGTGATGCAAAACGCAGTGGCCAGCGGCACGCAGCTCAACGCGAGTACGATGTATGTCGACGGCAGCGCCACGGCCAAAAACACCCGCGTCGGCGACAGCCTGATGACCGTCTACGGGAACGGTCATGCCCAGCAGACCAGCATCGACAACGGCGGGCTGATGTCCGTCGCTGAGTCGGCGTCGGCCCTCGACACCCTGGTCAATCAGGGCGGCGTGATGGAAAGCGTGGCGGGTACCCACGTGCACTTCACCACCGTGAAGCGGGGTGGGCTGATGGTCCTCGGTGACCGCGCCGACGCCAGTGACACCCGGCTCGATGCAGGGGCTGTGCTGCAACTCAAGGGTGATGCCATCCTGGGTGGCGCGAACCATGTCGACGGTCAGGTCAAGTTCGCCGACCCCGCGGTCAACGGCTTCCATACCCTGTTGATCAAGGGGCCGCTGAGCGGCAACGGCCAGTTCCTGATGAACACCGACCTGGCGGCACTGCGCGGCGACCGCCTCCAGTTGCTGGGCACGGTCAGCGGCAGTCACACGCTGGTCGTCGCCGACTCGGGCAACGCCCCCACCGGCGCATTGCAAAAACTGCTGCTGGTGGACGGCGACGGCAGCGGGGACTTCAAGCTGCACGGCCAGACAGTGGATGCGGGCGCTTACCGCTATCAGTTACAGCAACAGGGCGATGACTGGTATCTGGCCAATCTGGCGGCGGTCGATCCGGTCGTCCCGCCTGTGGAGCCGCCGACGGATACTGTTGATCCAGTTGATCCTGTTGATCCGGTCACCCCGGTCACGCCCGTAGATCCCGTTTCCCCCGTTACACCCATTGAACCGGTTTCTCCCGTAGCCCCTGTCGAGCCCGTCAGCCCTGCCCAGCCCCCTCGCCTGCCACAAGCCGAAACCCTGAGCAAAGGCGCCAACGCTGCCGTGGCCAGCCACGCCGCCAGTGCCGCCTTGATCAGCGCCCAGATGAACGCCACCACCGGGCATTTCGGCGAGCTGCGCTCAGGCAAGGACAAGGGTGGCATCTGGACCCGCGGCTATGGTGCCGAACAACATCTGGACAGCGGCACCAGTCGCGCCTTCCAGCAACAGGTCGACGGCATGGAAATCGGTGCCGACAAGGCCCTGCCCTTTGCCGATGGCAGCCTCTACGTGGGTGGCTTGATCGGCCAGGGCCAGGGTCGCCAGGATTTCGGCGAGGCCAGCAAGGGCAAGATCGACAGCCTGACGGTCGGCGGTTATGCCAGCTACCTGGATCGAAGCGGGCTGTACGTCGACGGCGCGCTGCAATACAGCCGACTGGACAACGAGGTCAAGATCACCAGCAACCTTGGCGACAAGATCAAGGCCGACTACCAGACCCACGCCGTGAGTGCGGACGTGCAAGTGGGCAAGCATATCGGGCTGGGCCGGGACTGGTTTGTCGAGCCGCAGGTGGGGCTGCAAATGGCGCGGGTCAGTGGCGGCCACTACACCGCGAGCAACGGCCTGGAGGTTGAGCAGGATGCGATGCTCTCGGTGCAGAGCCGGGTCGGCGGCATCGTTGGCCGTGACCTGAAACTGGACAGCGGCATGTCCGTCAAACCCTATGCCAAGGCCGCCTGGATCACCGAACATGCCGGCGACAGCCATGTGTACGTCAGCGGGGTGAAACTGGACAGCAGTCTGCCGGGCTCACGGGGTGAGCTCGGTGGCGGGGTGATGGTTGCAACGGTTCAGGGACACAATCTGTTCGTCGAGGGTGGCTACACCCAGGGCAACGACATCGAGCAGCCCTGGGCGGTGACGGCGGGTTATCGCTACCAGTGGTAA